A single genomic interval of Oncorhynchus gorbuscha isolate QuinsamMale2020 ecotype Even-year linkage group LG25, OgorEven_v1.0, whole genome shotgun sequence harbors:
- the LOC124013689 gene encoding uncharacterized protein LOC124013689 isoform X1, protein MVHIHLSALVIYGLCLTPVVSASPLPSVVAQPGDNVTFHCTDVTGAPGHVGWFKQDNGSEPLCIASMYSSEPTVQHHNGFQPSHMEMFISHRIIFLKITEVDEADSGVYCCGMFDKYIFFTNATVLKVQGHNISEKDLTENCEEGMYLIPLVVILGVVTATLPVVFLILVLKIRRDTKRHNTGTDSQRQPQFDQIQDPDTLNYAALNFTSKKRKMERRREKELDPHVVYAATR, encoded by the exons ATGGTACACATACATTTATCAGCTCTTGTCATCTACGGCTTGT GTCTGACCCCTGTTgtgtctgcctctcctctgccctcagtGGTAGCCCAACCTGGAGATAATGTCACTTTTCACTGCACGGATGTCACTGGTGCTCCAGGACATGTTGGCTGGTTCAAGCAAGACAACGGCTCAGAGCCTCTATGCATCGCGTCTATGTACAGCTCTGAGCCAACTGTCCAACATCACAATGGTTTTCAGCCCAGCCATATGGAAATGTTCATCAGCCATAGAATAATCTTCCTCAAAATCACAGAGGTGGATGAAGCTGATTCTGGTGTTTACTGCTGTGGAATGTTTGATAAATACATCTTCTTCACCAATGCGACTGTTCTGAAGGTCCAAG GTCACAACATTTCCGAAAAGGACCTTACAGAGAACTGTGAAGAAG GAATGTACCTCATTCCATTGGTTGTGATCCTGGGTGTTGTAACTGCGACACTACCTGTAGTCTTCCTCATCCTGGTCCTCAAGATTAGACGAGACACAAAAAGACACAACACAG GAACTGATTCTCAACGACAACCACAATTTGATCAG ATACAAGATCCAGATACATTGAATTATGCCGCCCTGAATTTCACCTCCaagaagaggaagatggagaggagaagagagaaggagctgGACCCCCATGTAGTGTATGCTGCTACAAGATGA
- the LOC124013689 gene encoding uncharacterized protein LOC124013689 isoform X2, translated as MVHIHLSALVIYGLCLTPVVSASPLPSVVAQPGDNVTFHCTDVTGAPGHVGWFKQDNGSEPLCIASMYSSEPTVQHHNGFQPSHMEMFISHRIIFLKITEVDEADSGVYCCGMFDKYIFFTNATVLKVQGHNISEKDLTENCEEGTDSQRQPQFDQIQDPDTLNYAALNFTSKKRKMERRREKELDPHVVYAATR; from the exons ATGGTACACATACATTTATCAGCTCTTGTCATCTACGGCTTGT GTCTGACCCCTGTTgtgtctgcctctcctctgccctcagtGGTAGCCCAACCTGGAGATAATGTCACTTTTCACTGCACGGATGTCACTGGTGCTCCAGGACATGTTGGCTGGTTCAAGCAAGACAACGGCTCAGAGCCTCTATGCATCGCGTCTATGTACAGCTCTGAGCCAACTGTCCAACATCACAATGGTTTTCAGCCCAGCCATATGGAAATGTTCATCAGCCATAGAATAATCTTCCTCAAAATCACAGAGGTGGATGAAGCTGATTCTGGTGTTTACTGCTGTGGAATGTTTGATAAATACATCTTCTTCACCAATGCGACTGTTCTGAAGGTCCAAG GTCACAACATTTCCGAAAAGGACCTTACAGAGAACTGTGAAGAAG GAACTGATTCTCAACGACAACCACAATTTGATCAG ATACAAGATCCAGATACATTGAATTATGCCGCCCTGAATTTCACCTCCaagaagaggaagatggagaggagaagagagaaggagctgGACCCCCATGTAGTGTATGCTGCTACAAGATGA